Proteins found in one Pyrus communis chromosome 15, drPyrComm1.1, whole genome shotgun sequence genomic segment:
- the LOC137718192 gene encoding protein ALTERED SEED GERMINATION 2-like, with translation MEGVPFHDGNIHDLIERRYVDVRHDANHRLQMHSSLVRRLSQERELEGHQGCVNSIAWNSNGSLLISGSDDTRINIWNYSSRKLLHSIETGHCTNIFCTKFVPETSDELVVSGAGDAEVRLFNLSRLNGRGTDDNAISPSAVYQCHTRRVKKLAVEVGNPNVVWSASEDGTLRQHDFREGTSCPPAGSTNQECRNVLLDLRCGAKKSLADPPKQNFSLKSCDISSTRPHLLLVGGSDAFARLYDRRMLPPLTSCRKRTAPPPCVNYFCPMHLSDRGRASLHLTHVAFSPDGEEVLLSYSGEHVYLMNVNHAGESVMQYTPGDVSKLTSFSPLLNGVELHQPASNVFRNDVPKGGNIAARFEKCRNLIQIAERSLEWTDYFYGIEVCNEVLDGNSCGIWPTLKHDCLCIRAGLLLKRKWKNDVHMAIRDCYNARRLNSSSFSAHYYMSEALSQLAKHKEALEFAIAAQSLAPSNSQVAERLEHVKRDLAAAESERNGKPNDGAPRSEPRGERVLSLSEILYRSEGNSDVSQDGPRSEREDSDYDEELESDFETSISGDEEHDIEPNILQGSLNLRIHRRSDSAREVGGANCSSGSPSSSSQNERLTYQPEAAIDMKQRYVGHCNVGTDIKQASFLGQRGEYVASGSDDGRWFVWEKRTGRLIKMLQGDEAVVNCIQCHPFDCVVATSGIDNTIKIWTPSASVPSIVAGGAAGPENADVSVVMESNQRRLSHDRETILRSEILEHFRMHEFAEGSLHPFECAQS, from the exons ATGGAGGGTGTGCCTTTTCACGACGGCAACATCCACGACTTGATTGAGAGACGATACGTCGACGTTCGGCAC GATGCCAATCACAGGTTGCAGATGCACTCGTCGTTGGTGCGAAGGCTTTCGCAGGAAAGGGAATTGGAG gggCATCAAGGTTGTGTTAATTCCATTGCTTGGAATTCGAATGGCTCGCTTTTAATATCTGGATCAGATGACACACGG ATAAATATCTGGAACTACTCTAGTCGGAAGCTTTTGCATTCTATAGAGACTGGGCATTGTACGAACATATTTTGTACAAAATTTGTCCCTGAAACTTCTGATGAGCTCGTGGTCTCTGGAGCTGGAGATGCAGAA GTTCGATTATTTAATTTGTCTCGTTTAAATGGGAGAGGAACTGATGATAATGCTATTTCTCCATCAGCTGTGTATCAATGCCACACTAGAAGAGTAAAAAAGTTAGCT GTTGAAGTTGGAAATCCCAATGTGGTATGGAGTGCAAGTGAAGATGGAACTTTGAGACAGCATGACTTCCGAGAGGGTACTTCTTGCCCACCTGCTGGATCCACTAATCAAGAATGTCGCAATGTTTTG CTTGACTTGCGGTGTGGAGCAAAGAAGTCACTGGCTGATCCCCCCAAacaaaatttttctttaaaatcttgTGATATCAGTTCCACTAGACCTCATTTACTCCTAGTTGGCGGGAG TGATGCATTTGCACGTTTATATGATAGAAGGATGCTGCCACCACTGACATCCTGTCGGAAACGGACAGCGCCACCTCCTTGTGTTAACTATTTTTGTCCAATGCATCTCTCTGACCGT GGACGTGCTAGCTTGCATTTGACTCATGTTGCATTTAGTCCAGATGGAGAAGAGGTTCTACTTAGTTATAGTGGGGAGCATGTATATTTGATGAATGTAAATCATG CTGGTGAGAGTGTTATGCAGTATACTCCTGGAGATGTTTCGAAACTAACGAGCTTCAGTCCTCTACTCAATGGTGTCGAACTGCATCAACCAGCATCCAATGTCTTCAGAAATGATGTTCCTAAAGGGGGCAACATTGCTGCTAGG TTTGAGAAGTGCAGGAATCTAATTCAAATTGCTGAAAGATCCTTGGAGTGGACAGATTATTTTTATGGCATTGAAGTATGCAATGAGGTGTTGGATGGAAACAGTTGTGGTATTTGGCCTACACTGAAGCATGATTGCCTTTGTATTCGTGCGGGATTGTTGCTTAag cGCAAGTGGAAAAATGATGTTCATATGGCTATAAGAGATTGTTATAATGCTAGGAGGCTCAATAGCTCCTCTTTCAGTGCTCATTACTATATGTCTGAAGCTTTATCGCAG TTGGCTAAACATAAAGAAGCTCTGGAATTTGCTATCGCAGCCCAATCTTTGGCTCCATCAAATTCTCAAGTAGCAGAACGATTGGAGCATGTAAAAAGGGATCTTGCTGCAG CTGAATCTGAAAGAAATGGTAAGCCAAATGATGGAGCACCCAGGTCTGAACCTCGAGGCGAAAGAGTACTATCACTGAGTGAAATACTCTACCGATCAGAGGGTAATAGTGATGTTTCACAAGATGGTCCAAGATCTGAAAGAGAAGATTCTGATTATGATGAGGAATTGGAGTCGGACTTTGAAACGTCGATCTCAGGTGATGAAGAGCATGACATTGAGCCCAATATTCTACAAGGAAGCTTAAACTTGAGAATTCATCGAAGAAGTGATTCTGCTAGAGAAGTTGGTGGTGCAAACTGCTCATCTGGATCCCCTTCTTCGTCGTCTCAAAATGAAAGACTAACATATCAG CCTGAGGCAGCGATTGATATGAAACAGAGATATGTTGGACATTGTAATGTTGGAACGGACATAAAACAAGCCAGCTTTCTTGGGCAGCGAG GAGAATATGTTGCTAGTGGAAGTGATGATGGCAGATGGTTTGTCTGGGAGAAGCGAACTGGTAGACTGATAAAAATGCTTCAAGGAGATGAAGCCG TTGTGAACTGTATACAGTGCCATCCATTTGATTGTGTTGTGGCAACTAGTGGAATTGACAACACAATAAAA ATTTGGACGCCAAGTGCCTCAGTCCCATCTATTGTAGCTGGTGGAGCAGCAGGACCAGAAAATGCTGACGTTTCGGTAGTCATGGAATCCAATCAGCGCAGATTAAGCCATGATCGCGAGACTATCCT CCGTTCTGAAATTTTGGAGCATTTTCGAATGCACGAGTTTGCTGAAGGAAGCTTGCACCCATTTGAGTGCGCTCAGAGCTGA
- the LOC137717381 gene encoding transcription factor bHLH143-like, translating into MGENFGTWIRQQHLGWQPPDPNAIVAPLGLGQQNFVSAYGKLGTNTMPPYASSELPHPQVGRPNEPHGSFYCLPRIRQAFMPATDNGLKDRVSSAHHGIPGETFVPNADSAFEQKRLLVNNPCGDQATLIFSSGIVNPMRCRTSWNPFQQGAYYLDGDDPRHDRDFKNLSGAVLTDEFKGKDENGAESEMHEDTEELNALLYSDGDSDYTEDDEVTSTGHSPSTMTVHDKQNWFEEVASSDGMNKKRKLFDEGYDHVPSIMDTASSMKHNRPLELEDDAESSCACNRSSGLREVDSFTSNKKMRKEKIRETINILQKIIPDGKGKDAMVVLDEAIHYLKSLKLKAKALGLDSL; encoded by the coding sequence ATGGGTGAAAATTTTGGAACCTGGATTCGTCAGCAGCATCTTGGCTGGCAACCACCCGATCCGAATGCCATTGTTGCTCCACTTGGCTTGGGGCAACAAAACTTCGTTTCTGCATATGGGAAACTAGGCACTAATACTATGCCACCATATGCATCTTCCGAGTTGCCTCATCCACAAGTCGGCAGACCAAATGAACCTCACGGCTCGTTCTATTGCTTACCCCGTATCAGACAGGCCTTCATGCCTGCCACCGACAATGGTCTCAAAGATAGAGTTTCTTCTGCCCATCATGGAATTCCTGGGGAGACATTTGTGCCGAATGCAGACAGTGCCTTTGAACAGAAGAGACTCCTTGTTAACAATCCTTGTGGGGATCAGGCAACTTTGATCTTTAGTTCTGGGATAGTGAATCCCATGCGGTGCCGTACTTCTTGGAATCCGTTCCAACAAGGAGCTTATTATTTGGATGGGGATGATCCTCGACATGATagagattttaaaaatttatcggGAGCAGTTTTGACCGATGAATTCAAAGGAAAGGATGAAAATGGTGCTGAAAGTGAGATGCATGAAGACACCGAAGAACTGAATGCCTTGCTCTACTCAGATGGTGATAGCGATTATACCGAGGACGATGAAGTTACTAGCACAGGCCATTCCCCTAGTACAATGACAGTTCATGACAAGCAAAATTGGTTTGAAGAAGTTGCTAGTTCTGATGGAATGAATAAAAAGCGGAAGCTATTTGATGAAGGTTATGATCATGTACCATCCATCATGGACACTGCGAGTTCCATGAAACACAACCGACCTCTGGAGTTGGAGGATGATGCCGAATCCAGTTGTGCCTGCAACAGAAGTTCTGGATTGAGAGAAGTGGATTCCTTTACCAGCAACAAGAAGATGAGAAAGGAAAAAATCCGCGAAACCATTAACATTCTGCAGAAAATAATTCCCGATGGTAAGGGAAAGGATGCGATGGTGGTGCTGGATGAAGCAATCCACTACTTAAAATCGTTGAAGCTCAAAGCCAAGGCTTTGGGACTCGACTCTCTCTGA